In Camelus ferus isolate YT-003-E chromosome 5, BCGSAC_Cfer_1.0, whole genome shotgun sequence, one genomic interval encodes:
- the CXCR2 gene encoding C-X-C chemokine receptor type 2 isoform X1, giving the protein MSSQHPLSSASTLKGQKFNFTSNMDDINWENYSEDFGNYSYNTDLPSILPDSAPCRPESLDVNKYGIVLIYALVFLLSLLGNSLVMLVILYSRVGRSVTDVYLLNLAMADLLFALTLPIWAASKAKGWIFGTPLCKVVSLLKEVNFYSGILLLACISMDRYLAIVHATRTLTQKRHWVKFICLGIWTLSLILALPIFLFRRTIYPPYSSPVCYEDMGANTTKWRVVMRALPQTFGFLVPLLVMLFCYGFTLRTLFAAHMGQKHRAMRVIFAVVLVFLLCWLPYHLVLIVDTLMRMRVISETCERRNDIGRALDATEILGFLHSCLNPLIYVFIGQKFRHGLLRIMAIHGLISKEFLVKDGRPSFVGSSSGNTSTTL; this is encoded by the exons ATGAGCTCCCAACACCCGCTGAGCTCTGCATCCACTCTCAAAG GCCAGAAATTTAACTTTACCTCAAATATGGACGACATTAACTGGGAGAATTACAGTGAAGATTTTGGTAATTACAGTTACAACACTGACCTGCCCTCTATCCTACCAGACTCTGCCCCATGCCGGCCAGAATCTCTGGATGTCAACAAGTATGGCATTGTCCTCATCTATGCTCTGGTCTTCCTGCTTAGCCTGCTGGGAAACTCCCTGGTGATGCTGGTCATCTTATACAGCCGGGTGGGCCGCTCTGTCACCGATGTCTACCTGCTGAACCTGGCCATGGCTGACCTGCTCTTTGCCCTGACCTTGCCTATCTGGGCCGCCTCCAAGGCAAAAGGCTGGATCTTTGGCACACCCCTGTGCAAGGTGGTCTCACTCCTGAAGGAAGTCAACTTCTACAGTGGTATTCTACTGCTGGCCTGCATCAGTATGGACCGCTACCTGGCCATTGTCCATGCCACACGCACGCTGACTCAGAAGCGGCACTGGGTCAAGTTCATATGCTTAGGCATCTGGACCCTGTCCTTGATCCTGGCCCTGCCCATCTTCCTCTTCCGCAGGACCATCTACCCACCCTATTCAAGCCCAGTCTGCTACGAAGACATGGGTGCCAATACAACAAAATGGCGGGTGGTGATGCGGGCTCTTCCCCAGACCTTTGGCTTCCTCGTGCCCCTGCTGGTCATGCTGTTCTGCTACGGATTCACCCTGCGCACACTGTTTGCGGCCCACATGGGGCAGAAGCACCGGGCCATGCGGGTCATCTTTGCTGTGGTGCTCGTCTTCCTGCTCTGCTGGCTGCCCTACCACCTGGTCCTGATCGTAGACACCCTCATGAGGATGCGGGTGATCTCGGAGACCTGTGAGCGTCGCAATGACATAGGCCGGGCCCTGGATGCCACTGAGATCCTGGGCTTCCTCCACAGCTGCCTCAATCCTCTCATCTATGTCTTCATTGGCCAGAAGTTTCGCCACGGACTCCTCAGGATCATGGCCATCCATGGCCTGATCAGCAAGGAGTTCTTGGTCAAGGACGGCAGGCCTTCCTTTGTTGGCTCTTCTTCAGGGAACACTTCTACCACCCTCTAA
- the CXCR2 gene encoding C-X-C chemokine receptor type 2 isoform X2, whose product MDDINWENYSEDFGNYSYNTDLPSILPDSAPCRPESLDVNKYGIVLIYALVFLLSLLGNSLVMLVILYSRVGRSVTDVYLLNLAMADLLFALTLPIWAASKAKGWIFGTPLCKVVSLLKEVNFYSGILLLACISMDRYLAIVHATRTLTQKRHWVKFICLGIWTLSLILALPIFLFRRTIYPPYSSPVCYEDMGANTTKWRVVMRALPQTFGFLVPLLVMLFCYGFTLRTLFAAHMGQKHRAMRVIFAVVLVFLLCWLPYHLVLIVDTLMRMRVISETCERRNDIGRALDATEILGFLHSCLNPLIYVFIGQKFRHGLLRIMAIHGLISKEFLVKDGRPSFVGSSSGNTSTTL is encoded by the coding sequence ATGGACGACATTAACTGGGAGAATTACAGTGAAGATTTTGGTAATTACAGTTACAACACTGACCTGCCCTCTATCCTACCAGACTCTGCCCCATGCCGGCCAGAATCTCTGGATGTCAACAAGTATGGCATTGTCCTCATCTATGCTCTGGTCTTCCTGCTTAGCCTGCTGGGAAACTCCCTGGTGATGCTGGTCATCTTATACAGCCGGGTGGGCCGCTCTGTCACCGATGTCTACCTGCTGAACCTGGCCATGGCTGACCTGCTCTTTGCCCTGACCTTGCCTATCTGGGCCGCCTCCAAGGCAAAAGGCTGGATCTTTGGCACACCCCTGTGCAAGGTGGTCTCACTCCTGAAGGAAGTCAACTTCTACAGTGGTATTCTACTGCTGGCCTGCATCAGTATGGACCGCTACCTGGCCATTGTCCATGCCACACGCACGCTGACTCAGAAGCGGCACTGGGTCAAGTTCATATGCTTAGGCATCTGGACCCTGTCCTTGATCCTGGCCCTGCCCATCTTCCTCTTCCGCAGGACCATCTACCCACCCTATTCAAGCCCAGTCTGCTACGAAGACATGGGTGCCAATACAACAAAATGGCGGGTGGTGATGCGGGCTCTTCCCCAGACCTTTGGCTTCCTCGTGCCCCTGCTGGTCATGCTGTTCTGCTACGGATTCACCCTGCGCACACTGTTTGCGGCCCACATGGGGCAGAAGCACCGGGCCATGCGGGTCATCTTTGCTGTGGTGCTCGTCTTCCTGCTCTGCTGGCTGCCCTACCACCTGGTCCTGATCGTAGACACCCTCATGAGGATGCGGGTGATCTCGGAGACCTGTGAGCGTCGCAATGACATAGGCCGGGCCCTGGATGCCACTGAGATCCTGGGCTTCCTCCACAGCTGCCTCAATCCTCTCATCTATGTCTTCATTGGCCAGAAGTTTCGCCACGGACTCCTCAGGATCATGGCCATCCATGGCCTGATCAGCAAGGAGTTCTTGGTCAAGGACGGCAGGCCTTCCTTTGTTGGCTCTTCTTCAGGGAACACTTCTACCACCCTCTAA